From Cucumis melo cultivar AY chromosome 1, USDA_Cmelo_AY_1.0, whole genome shotgun sequence, a single genomic window includes:
- the LOC103495348 gene encoding transcription factor bHLH18-like isoform X1, which produces MSFPFLGFDKFKLFAIIEGMEDNGFVNQWHKSSMDDLGLHPLAAAFGENLQHSYAQTNIDQKASLNHSHNAILGYVKQLKSDGWSSYQTTNHLPNSQVVAYPTVSVSASNYTNQMDFTRPKEEVVCPQSISNLPSDMLISQGSLAHQSHTTKSNRGTRSPSTNSRIPQAQDHILAERRRREKLSQRFIALSAIIPGLKKMDKASVLGDAIKYLKQLQEKVKILEEQTRRKDIESVVFVKKSHVFADGNDTSKEEDEPLPEIEARFCDKNVLIRIHCEKKKDVIERTVAEIEKLHLIIVNSSVMSFGSLAFDITIIAQMDNEFCLTLKDLVKNLQSTLRLF; this is translated from the exons ATGTCTTTTCCCTTTCTGGGGTTCGACAAATTCAAGCTTTTCGCCATTATTGAG gGAATGGAGGATAATGGCTTTGTCAATCAGTGGCACAAGAGCTCAATGGATGATCTTGGTTTGCACCCATTAGCAGCTGCTTTTGGGGAGAATTTGCAGCATTCTTATGCTCAAACAAATATTGATCAGAAGGCTTCTTTAAACCATTCTCACAATGCCATACTTGGGTATGTGAAACAGCTCAAGAGTGATGGGTGGAGTTCATACCAAACAACTAATCATTTACCGAACTCACAAGTTGTTGCTTATCCGACTGTATCTGTTTCGGCTTCTAACTACACGAACCAAATGGACTTCACTAGGCCAAAAGAGGAGGTTGTGTGTCCTCAGAGTATTAGCAACCTCCCTTCTGACATGTTGATTTCTCAGGGCTCATTAGCCCATCAAAGCCACACAACCAAGTCGAATCGTGGAACAAGAAGTCCCTCTACAAACAGTAGAATCCCCCAGGCTCAAGATCATATTCTTGCAGAGCGGAGACGACGAGAGAAGCTCAGCCAGCGGTTCATTGCTTTGTCTGCTATAATTCCTGGCCTAAAGAAG ATGGACAAGGCTTCAGTTCTTGGAGATGCCATTAAGTACCTGAAACAACTTCAGGAGAAAGTGAAGATACTAGAGGAACAAACCCGCAGGAAAGACATCGAATCCGTGGTATTTGTCAAGAAATCCCATGTTTTCGCTGATGGAAATGACACATCAAAAGAAGAGGATGAGCCACTTCCCGAAATTGAAGCGAGATTTTGCGACAAAAATGTCCTTATAAGAATACActgtgaaaaaaagaaagatgtcATAGAGAGAACAGTAGCTGAAATTGAAAAATTGCACCTTATAATAGTCAACAGCAGCGTTATGTCATTTGGGAGTCTCGCTTTCGACATAACTATTATCGCACAG ATGGATAATGAATTCTGTTTAACATTAAAGGACCTAGTGAAGAATTTGCAGTCAACTTTGCGCTTGTTTTAA
- the LOC103495348 gene encoding transcription factor bHLH18-like isoform X2 produces the protein MEKSSMVVFSEMGMEDNGFVNQWHKSSMDDLGLHPLAAAFGENLQHSYAQTNIDQKASLNHSHNAILGYVKQLKSDGWSSYQTTNHLPNSQVVAYPTVSVSASNYTNQMDFTRPKEEVVCPQSISNLPSDMLISQGSLAHQSHTTKSNRGTRSPSTNSRIPQAQDHILAERRRREKLSQRFIALSAIIPGLKKMDKASVLGDAIKYLKQLQEKVKILEEQTRRKDIESVVFVKKSHVFADGNDTSKEEDEPLPEIEARFCDKNVLIRIHCEKKKDVIERTVAEIEKLHLIIVNSSVMSFGSLAFDITIIAQMDNEFCLTLKDLVKNLQSTLRLF, from the exons ATGGAGAAATCTTCTATGGTGGTTTTTTCTGAGATG gGAATGGAGGATAATGGCTTTGTCAATCAGTGGCACAAGAGCTCAATGGATGATCTTGGTTTGCACCCATTAGCAGCTGCTTTTGGGGAGAATTTGCAGCATTCTTATGCTCAAACAAATATTGATCAGAAGGCTTCTTTAAACCATTCTCACAATGCCATACTTGGGTATGTGAAACAGCTCAAGAGTGATGGGTGGAGTTCATACCAAACAACTAATCATTTACCGAACTCACAAGTTGTTGCTTATCCGACTGTATCTGTTTCGGCTTCTAACTACACGAACCAAATGGACTTCACTAGGCCAAAAGAGGAGGTTGTGTGTCCTCAGAGTATTAGCAACCTCCCTTCTGACATGTTGATTTCTCAGGGCTCATTAGCCCATCAAAGCCACACAACCAAGTCGAATCGTGGAACAAGAAGTCCCTCTACAAACAGTAGAATCCCCCAGGCTCAAGATCATATTCTTGCAGAGCGGAGACGACGAGAGAAGCTCAGCCAGCGGTTCATTGCTTTGTCTGCTATAATTCCTGGCCTAAAGAAG ATGGACAAGGCTTCAGTTCTTGGAGATGCCATTAAGTACCTGAAACAACTTCAGGAGAAAGTGAAGATACTAGAGGAACAAACCCGCAGGAAAGACATCGAATCCGTGGTATTTGTCAAGAAATCCCATGTTTTCGCTGATGGAAATGACACATCAAAAGAAGAGGATGAGCCACTTCCCGAAATTGAAGCGAGATTTTGCGACAAAAATGTCCTTATAAGAATACActgtgaaaaaaagaaagatgtcATAGAGAGAACAGTAGCTGAAATTGAAAAATTGCACCTTATAATAGTCAACAGCAGCGTTATGTCATTTGGGAGTCTCGCTTTCGACATAACTATTATCGCACAG ATGGATAATGAATTCTGTTTAACATTAAAGGACCTAGTGAAGAATTTGCAGTCAACTTTGCGCTTGTTTTAA